Part of the Sphingomonadaceae bacterium OTU29LAMAA1 genome, TTCCGCGGCGACCTGATCGCGATGGCCAGCCTTGCCTATCGCAGTTCGCCCGAAACCGTAATGGCCCTGACGGAATGCGCCGTCGCACCGCTGGAGCGCGTGAGTGTCGCCGACCTGACGATCGAACACCCACGCCTCGCGGCATTGTTGATAGCGGTCGACCAGACCGAGCGGGTGGCGTTGACGGATCGACTGGCCGGGATCGGCCGTGCGACGGCCAAGGCGCGGGTGGCGGCTTTGCTGATCACCATGCGCAACCGCCTCCGCATGCTCGATGCCACCATCGGCGACACCTTCACTTTGGGCCTGACACAGGAAGAGATCGGCGATGCCACCGGGCTGACCGCCGTGCACGTCAACCGCATGCTGCGTCAGCTGGAAGAGGACGGGCTGATCGCCCGCGAAGGCGGACGCTTCACCGTGCTCAACGAAGCGGGACTTGCCAGGACCGGCCACCATGTCGAGCGTGCTGCAGGACTGGAACTCGGCTGGCTACCCGACGCACGCTGAGATCCGTCGGCAATACATCGCACGCCGCTTACGGGGGTGATGGTCAGTCCCGGATACCCGGCGGCGCGTCGAAGCGCGGACGCCGATCCGGCCTAGGCCTTTTCCAGCGTGCACTGGAGCGGGTGCTGGTTCTGACGGGCGAAATCCATCACCTGCCCGACCTTCGTTTCGGCGACCTCGTACGAGAATACGCCGCACACACCGACGCCCTTTTGATGAACGTGCAGCATCACCCGCGTCGCCTCTTCCATGTTCATGCGGAAAAAACGCTGCAGGCACAGGACGACGAATTCCATCGGCGTGTAATCGTCGTTGAGCATCAGGACGCGGTACGGCGTCGGCTGCTTCGTTTTCGAGCGGGTCTTGGTGGCGAGGCCGGTGCCGGTTCCCTCGTCCGTCCCATCGTCGCGGCGTTCGGCCATGGTGATCGGTTCAGCTGTCATGTGGATCGCCGAAATATGGCATGCCGGGGCGCAGGGGCAAGAGGGCGATGCGTCCCGGACAGGAAAAGGTCGGCACGAAAAGGGCGGCCGCATCGCTGCGACCGCCCCGAACGTCGGTTCCGACGCGTACGGATTACGCGGAGATCTTGATCTTCTCGGCGGCAAGCGCGGCGCGGTTCGACAGCGGCTGCACGACTTCACCGGCGAGCTTCAGCAGCGCCTCGGTGTTGTGCGAGGTCTGCTGCACCATCGCATCGAACGCCGAGCGGACATAGTCCGACTGCAGCTTCATCAGTTCGGTCGGCGACTTCACGCTGCTCATCGTCTTGGCGGCGGCGGTCGCCTCCTCGAACGACTTCTTGGCGAAGGCGGCGGCTTCCTGGCCGATCGCTTCCATGCCGCGCGCGGCGACCTTCGATGCCTCGACCAGCGCTTCGATGTTGCCCTTGCCGAATTCGTTGGCCTCTTCGAACATCTTCTGGCTCTTCTCGACCGCACCCTTGGCGCGCTCGGTGGCGTCGTTGAACACGGTCTGGGTCTTGGCGGTGACGTTCTCGATCGTTTCCATGATGACTTCCTTTACTGCGGTTGACGTAGCGGGAGCGGGCGCTTCTGCGAGCGGGACCGCGACCGGGGCATCGAGCGTTTCGACCACCGGCTCAGGAGACGCCGCGACCGGAACGGCCGGGACGACGGGTTCGGGAAGCGTCGGCGCTGGGGCCGCGGCGGGCGTTGGCGCCGCCGGTGGCCTGGGCGCTGCCAACATCGGCGGCACGGGGCCGGATTCCGCAGGCTTCTCGAAGGGCGCCGGCTTCCTGCCGGTCGGCTTGATCTTGGCAAGCGGGGCAGCGGCGGTTGAATCGACGGTGTCACGCGCGCCGCGCGGACGTCCGGATCTTGCCGGCGATTTAGGGACGTTGCGGTCCAATGATCCTACTCCCGCTATTATGCTGCGGCGCACAATAAGGGAATTGAGGAGATCATTCAAGCATATTTTGTGCAGTGCAACATAGATTGCGGGATCAGGCTGTCATCGTGCGCGTACATACTCGCCCGGGGCATCACCGAGCGAGGGCAGTGCGCCCTGCCCCGGAACGCGTGGGCCATCCGCTACGACCTCGTTCGCATCGCGCGCGCGCAGCCATTCGATCCAGTCGGGCCACCAACTGCCCTTCGTCTCGGTGGCGCCGGCCACGAAGTCGTCGAGCGTCTGTACGTCCGAATCGTTGGTCCAGTATTGATATTTCCTCGCCGCAGGAGGGTTGACCACGCCGGCGATATGCCCCGATCCGGCGAGCACGAAGCGCAGCGGTCCGCGGAACAGGTGCGTGATCTTCCATACGCTGTCCGCCGGTGCGATATGATCCTCCCGGCCCGACTGGACATAGGCCGGCGTCGTGACCCTGGTCAGATCGAGCGCCTCGCCTGCCACCGACATAGCGCCGGGCTGGACCAGCAGGTTGTCGCGGTACAGGTCGGTCAGATACGACAAATGCCATTTGGACGGCAGGTTGGTGGTGTCGCCGTTCCAGTGCAGCAGGTCGAACGGCGTGTAATCCGACCCCATCAGGTAATTGTTGGTGACGTAGTTCCAGATCAGGTCGCGCCCGCGCAGCAGGTTGAACGTCGCCGCCATATAACGCCCGTCGAGGAAGCCCTGCGGCGACAGTGCGCCGATGAGGGCCAGCTGCTCCTCGGTAACGAAGTTCTGCAATTCTCCCGCGCGCGAGAAATCGACTTGCGCGGTAAAGAAGGTGGCGCTCGCGACCTTGTCCGCCTGACCACGTGCGGCCAGCAGCGCCAGTGTTGCCGCCAGTGTCGTGCCGGCTACGCAATAACCGATCGTATGCACCGCCGGCACATCCAGAAGCGCGCGGATCGTATCCACCGCATCGACCTGCGCCGCGACGTAGTCGTCCCAGATCACGTCTTTCATCGACGCATCGGCCGACTTCCACGACACCATGAAGACGGTGATGCCCTGTTCCACCGCCCAGCGGATGAAGCTCTTCTCCGGGGTCAGGTCGAGGATGTAGAAGCGGTTGATCCAAGGCGGAAAGATCACCAGCGGCGTCGCCAATACCTGCCCGGTGGTCGGGGTATACTGGATCAGCTCGTATAGCGGCGTCCGCTTCACCACCTTCCCCGGCGTCATCGCCAGGTTGCGTCCCACCTCGAACGCGCCCTCGCTGGTATGCGTCAGCTGGCCCTTGCCGATATCGGCGAGCATGTTCCTGAGGCCATCGAGCAGGTTCTGCCCCTTGGTCGCGATCGTCTTCTCGACCACCTCCGGATTGGTCATCGGAAAGTTCGACGGGCTCATTGCGTCGACCAGCCCCTTGGCGGCGAAGCGCAGCTTGTCCTTCTGCTGGTCGGACACCCCATCGAGCGCGTCGACACCGCGCAGCATGTGATCGGCGATCAGATTGTAGCTGCGGCGAATCCAGTCGAAATAGGGGTCGTCGCGCCACGCCGCCGCCTTGAAGCGTTTGTCGCGCGCGTCGCCATCCGATTCCGGAGGCGGCGCCATCGCAGCGGCGGGATCGACGAAGCGCTGCCAGAGTGCAAGGTTGTCCTTCCAGAAATCCTGCGTTTGCTGAAGCAGCGCCGCATTGCCGAACGGGCTGGATACCGGCGCATCCGCTGCCTTGCCCGCCTGCATCACGCCGAGGCCCTGTTCCATCATCATCTGCTGCGCACGACCCATCACCCAGGTCCAATGCTGAAGCTCCGCGAGATCGGGCGCACCGGTCACGCTGCGGGCGGTCTGGTCGTCGTATGGATCGGCCATGGCATCCTCTTCCTGACGACATCGTAGCGGCGGCGAATGCGCGTGGGAACCGGATTAGCGTTGCTGGACGATGAGCGCCCGGGAACGATCCGTGCCACCTTGCGCTTGCATCCCGACAATCGGGAGAATCATCATGGAAGACAATCGCATCTGGGCGTTCGAAGAAAGCCTGTGGACCGGCGATGCGTCGCATTACCGCGAACTGGTCGACGACGAATGCGTGATGGTGCTGCCCGAACAGCCGTTCGTGCTCTCGGCGTCGCAGGCGATCGAGGCGGTGGCGGACACGCCGCGCTGGTCAAAGGTGACGTTCAGCGAGCAGCAGGTGATGCGCCCGCAGGAAGGACTCATCACGATCGCCTACAAGGCGGAAGCGACCCGCGAGGGCGCGACCGGCTATGTCGCGTATTGCACCACGACGATGCGACGTCTCGAACATGACGTGTGGCGCGTGGTCCAGCACCAACAGACACCGCCGCTAGCGGTCGGGGGCGCATGACCGCCCGCTGACCCGCATTTCTTATTTTTGTTTTCATTAATTGCGTTAGGCTGTCGATATCTGCGGTAGGACAGAGATGGCATGCTGACGCGACGAACGACGTTGACCGGATTGGCCGCGCTGGGACTGACGCCCGCATCGGCGCTTGCCGCCACGGCCCCGGTACGCACCCTCGCCAACGCGGAGGCAAGTGCCGGGGCCCGCACGCTCTATGACTATCTGTGGAGCCAATACGGCCGGCATACGCTGACGGGCCAGCAGGAGCAGGGCTACAATCTCGCGAATGCGCAGCGCGAGCTGGCGTATCTGCAGCGGGTTACCGGCCGGGCGCCCGCAATTCTGGGATTCGATTATATCGATCCGCGCGACCACGCCCGCGTCAACGCCCGGGCGCTTGCGTGGGCGCGGAGCGGCGGGATCGTGACCTTTTGCTGGCATTGGGGTGCCCCCGATATCGGCACGGGATACGAAAATTCGAAGCAGGACTTCGACGTCGTCGCCGCGCTGAAGCCCGGCACCCCGCAGAACCAGCTGATGCTCGCGCAGATGGATCATGTCGCGCGCCTGCTGACGGTGCTGCGCGATGCGAAGGTGCCGGTGCTGTGGCGCCCCTTCCACGAATTCAGCGGCGACTGGTTCTGGTGGGGCAAGCACGGGCCGGACGCGTTCAAGGCGCTCTGGCGGCTGATGTACGATCGTTTCACACGGCAGCACGGGCTGAACAACCTGATCTGGGTGCTGGGATGGGCCGGGCAAAACGTCGACCCGGCCTATTATCCCGGCCGCGACAGGGTCGATATCGCGGGTGCGGACATATACGTTGCGGATCACGGCAATCTTGCGCCGATGTTCGCGGCAGTGAAGGCCATCGTCGGCGACGACGTACCGATCTGCCTGCATGAAAACGGACCGGTGCCGGATCCGGCACTGCTCGGACCGCAGGCGGACTGGCTGTGGTTCATGACGTGGCACACCCGCTGGCTGACGGGCGCGGACCAGAACACGCCCGCGCAATTGAAGCGCGATTTCGCGAGTTCGCGTTACGTCACCAGGGATGAACTGCCCGCGATGTTGAGGTTCGGGCGATGATGATCGCCGCGATGCTGCTCGCGAGCGTGACGCCGGTGCCGGCGGCAACCGCAACGGGCAAGCCGCTGGCCGTCCGTATCGGCGGGCGCGCCGAGCGCGTCGGCGCCGGCTGGCGACGGCAATG contains:
- a CDS encoding Crp/Fnr family transcriptional regulator, encoding MASCLAERLGDLIDLSGNERAALDKLEQRERTLRRGAVLLRENDKMSELFVLKRGTMMSYVILPDGSRQILRFLFRGDLIAMASLAYRSSPETVMALTECAVAPLERVSVADLTIEHPRLAALLIAVDQTERVALTDRLAGIGRATAKARVAALLITMRNRLRMLDATIGDTFTLGLTQEEIGDATGLTAVHVNRMLRQLEEDGLIAREGGRFTVLNEAGLARTGHHVERAAGLELGWLPDAR
- the clpS gene encoding ATP-dependent Clp protease adapter ClpS, which gives rise to MAERRDDGTDEGTGTGLATKTRSKTKQPTPYRVLMLNDDYTPMEFVVLCLQRFFRMNMEEATRVMLHVHQKGVGVCGVFSYEVAETKVGQVMDFARQNQHPLQCTLEKA
- a CDS encoding phasin family protein encodes the protein MNDLLNSLIVRRSIIAGVGSLDRNVPKSPARSGRPRGARDTVDSTAAAPLAKIKPTGRKPAPFEKPAESGPVPPMLAAPRPPAAPTPAAAPAPTLPEPVVPAVPVAASPEPVVETLDAPVAVPLAEAPAPATSTAVKEVIMETIENVTAKTQTVFNDATERAKGAVEKSQKMFEEANEFGKGNIEALVEASKVAARGMEAIGQEAAAFAKKSFEEATAAAKTMSSVKSPTELMKLQSDYVRSAFDAMVQQTSHNTEALLKLAGEVVQPLSNRAALAAEKIKISA
- the phaC gene encoding class I poly(R)-hydroxyalkanoic acid synthase, giving the protein MADPYDDQTARSVTGAPDLAELQHWTWVMGRAQQMMMEQGLGVMQAGKAADAPVSSPFGNAALLQQTQDFWKDNLALWQRFVDPAAAMAPPPESDGDARDKRFKAAAWRDDPYFDWIRRSYNLIADHMLRGVDALDGVSDQQKDKLRFAAKGLVDAMSPSNFPMTNPEVVEKTIATKGQNLLDGLRNMLADIGKGQLTHTSEGAFEVGRNLAMTPGKVVKRTPLYELIQYTPTTGQVLATPLVIFPPWINRFYILDLTPEKSFIRWAVEQGITVFMVSWKSADASMKDVIWDDYVAAQVDAVDTIRALLDVPAVHTIGYCVAGTTLAATLALLAARGQADKVASATFFTAQVDFSRAGELQNFVTEEQLALIGALSPQGFLDGRYMAATFNLLRGRDLIWNYVTNNYLMGSDYTPFDLLHWNGDTTNLPSKWHLSYLTDLYRDNLLVQPGAMSVAGEALDLTRVTTPAYVQSGREDHIAPADSVWKITHLFRGPLRFVLAGSGHIAGVVNPPAARKYQYWTNDSDVQTLDDFVAGATETKGSWWPDWIEWLRARDANEVVADGPRVPGQGALPSLGDAPGEYVRAR
- a CDS encoding DUF4440 domain-containing protein, which encodes MEDNRIWAFEESLWTGDASHYRELVDDECVMVLPEQPFVLSASQAIEAVADTPRWSKVTFSEQQVMRPQEGLITIAYKAEATREGATGYVAYCTTTMRRLEHDVWRVVQHQQTPPLAVGGA
- a CDS encoding glycoside hydrolase family 26 protein; this encodes MLTRRTTLTGLAALGLTPASALAATAPVRTLANAEASAGARTLYDYLWSQYGRHTLTGQQEQGYNLANAQRELAYLQRVTGRAPAILGFDYIDPRDHARVNARALAWARSGGIVTFCWHWGAPDIGTGYENSKQDFDVVAALKPGTPQNQLMLAQMDHVARLLTVLRDAKVPVLWRPFHEFSGDWFWWGKHGPDAFKALWRLMYDRFTRQHGLNNLIWVLGWAGQNVDPAYYPGRDRVDIAGADIYVADHGNLAPMFAAVKAIVGDDVPICLHENGPVPDPALLGPQADWLWFMTWHTRWLTGADQNTPAQLKRDFASSRYVTRDELPAMLRFGR